A genomic window from Buteo buteo chromosome 13, bButBut1.hap1.1, whole genome shotgun sequence includes:
- the LOC142038888 gene encoding myosin heavy chain, skeletal muscle, adult: MTSADSEMAVFGEAAPYLRKSEKERIEAQNKPFDAKSSVFVVHPKESFVKGTIQSRESGKVTVKSEAGETLTVKEDQIFSMNPPKYDKIEDMAMMTHLHEPAVLYNLKERYAAWMIYTYSGLFCVTVNPYKWLPVYNPEVVLAYRGKKRQEAPPHIFSISDNAYQFMLTDRENQSILITGESGAGKTVNTKRVIQYFATIAASGEKKKEEQQQSGKMQGTLEDQIISANPLLEAFGNAKTVRNDNSSRFGKFIRIHFGATGKLASADIETYLLEKSRVTFQLKAERSYHIFYQIMSNKKPELIDMLLITTNPYDFHYVSQGEVTVPSIDDQEELMATDSAIDILGFTADEKTAIYKLTGAVMHYGNLKFKQKQREEQAEPDGTEVADKAAYLMGLNSADLLKALCYPRVKVGNEFVTKGQTVEQVNNAVGALAKAVFEKMFLWMVIRINQQLDTKQPRQYFIGVLDIAGFEIFDFNSFEQLCINFTNEKLQQFFNHHMFVLEQEEYKKEGIEWEFIDFGMDLAACIELIEKPMGIFSILEEECMFPKATDTSFKNKLYDQHLGKSSNFQKPKPAKGKAEAHFSLVHYAGTVDYNISGWLEKNKDPLNETVIGLYQKSSLKTLALLFASYGGADAEAGGGGKKGGKKKGSSFQTVSALFRENLNKLMANLRSTHPHFVRCIIPNETKTPGAMEHELVLHQLRCNGVLEGIRICRKGFPSRVLYADFKQRYRVLNASAIPEGQFMDSKKASEKLLGSIDVDHTQYRFGHTKVFFKAGLIGLLEEMRDEKLAEIMTMTQARCRGFLMRVEYRRMVERRDSIFCIQYNVRAFMNVKHWPWMKLFFKIKPLLKSAESEKEMANMKEEFEKTKEELAKSEAKRKELEEKMVTLLQEKNDLQLQVQAEADSLADAEERCDQLIKTKIQLEAKIKEVTERAEDEEEINAELTAKKRKLEDECSELKKDIDDLELTLAKVEKEKHATENKVKNLTEEMAALDETIAKLTKEKKALQEAHQQTLDDLQAEEDKVNTLTKAKTKLEQQVDDLEGSLEQEKKLRMDLERAKRKLEGDLKLAHDSIMDLENDKQQLDEKLKKKDFEISQIQSKIEDEQALGMQLQKKIKELQARIEELEEEIEAERTSRAKAEKHRADLSRELEEISERLEEAGGATTAQIEMNKKREAEFQKMRRDLEEATLQHEATAAALRKKHADSTAELGEQIDNLQRVKQKLEKEKSELKMEIDDLASNMESVSKAKANLEKMCRTLEDQLSELKTKEEQNQRMINDLNTQRARLQTESGEYSRQVEEKDALISQLSRGKQGFTQQIEELKRHLEEEIKAKNALAHALQSARHDCDLLREQYEEEQEAKGELQRALSKANSEVAQWRTKYETDAIQRTEELEEAKKKLAQRLQDAEEHVEAVNAKCASLEKTKQRLQNEVEDLMIEVERSNAACAALDKKQRNFDKILAEWKQKYEETQAELEASQKESRSLSTELFKMKNAYEESLDHLETLKRENKNLQQEISDLTEQIAEGGKAIHELEKVKKQIEQEKYELQASLEEAEASLEHEEGKILRLQLELNQVKSEIDRKIAEKDEEIDQMKRNHLRIVESMQSSLDAEIRSRNEALRLKKKMEGDLNEMEIQLSHANRVAAEAQKNLRNTQAVLKDTQIHLDDALRTQEDLKEQVAMVERRANLLQAEVEELRAALEQTERSRKVAEQELMDATERVQLLHTQNTSLINTKKKLETDIAQIQGEMEETIQEARNAEEKAKKAITDAAMMAEELKKEQDTSAHLERMKKNLDQTVKDLQHRLDEAEQLALKGGKKQIQKLEARVRELEGEVDAEQKRSAEAVKGVRKYERRVKELTYQSEEDRKNILRLQDLVDKLQMKVKSYKRQAEEAEELSNVNLSKFRKIQHELEEAEERADIAESQVNKLRAKSREFHGKKIEEEE; this comes from the exons ATGACCTCTGCGGATTCTGAGATGGCCGTCTTTGGGGAGGCAGCTCCTTATCTCCGAAAATCGGAAAAGGAGAGAATTGAGGCTCAGAACAAGCCTTTTGATGCCAAGTCATCCGTCTTTGTGGTGCATCCTAAGGAATCCTTTGTGAAAGGGACAATCCAGAGCAGGGAATCAGGGAAGGTCACGGTCAAGTCTGAAGCAGGAGAG ACCCTAACTGTGAAGGAAGATCAAATCTTCTCCATGAACCCTCCCAAGTACGACAAAATCGAGGACATGGCCATGATGACCCACCTCCATGAACCCGCTGTGCTGTACAACCTCAAAGAGCGTTATGCAGCCTGGATGATCTAC ACCTACTCGGGTCTCTTCTGCGTCACTGTCAACCCCTACAAGTGGCTGCCGGTGTACAACCCGGAGGTGGTGTTGGCCTACCGAGGCAAGAAGCGCCAGGAGGCCCCTCCACACATCTTCTCCATCTCTGACAATGCCTATCAGTTCATGCTGACTG ATCGTGAGAACCAGTCGATCCTGATCAC CGGAGAATCTGGTGCAGGGAAGACTGTGAACACAAAGCGTGTCATCCAGTACTTTGCAACAATTGCAGCGAgtggggagaagaagaaggaggagcagcagcagtcagGCAAAATGCAG GGAACGCTTGAGGATCAAATCATCAGCGCCAACCCACTGCTGGAGGCCTTTGGAAATGCCAAGACCGTGAGGAATGACAACTCCTCACGCTTT GGCAAATTCATCAGAATCCACTTCGGAGCTACAGGCAAACTGGCTTCTGCTGACATTGAAACTT ATCTGCTGGAGAAGTCCAGAGTCACTTTCCAGCTCAAGGCAGAAAGAAGCTACCACATATTTTATCAAATCATGTCCAACAAGAAGCCGGAGCTAATTG ACATGCTCCTCATTACCACCAACCCTTATGATTTCCACTATGTGAGTCAAGGTGAGGTCACTGTTCCCAGTATCGATGACCAGGAGGAGCTCATGGCTACAGAT AGTGCCATTGACATCCTGGGCTTCACTGCCGATGAAAAGACTGCCATCTACAAGCTGACAGGGGCTGTCATGCACTACGGGAACCTGAAATTCAAGCAGAAACAacgagaggagcaggcagagccggATGGCACAGAAG TGGCTGACAAGGCTGCCTACCTCATGGGCCTTAACTCAGCTGACCTGCTCAAAGCCCTGTGTTATCCCCGAGTCAAGGTTGGGAATGAATTTGTGACCAAAGGTCAAACTGTGGAACAG GTGAACAACGCAGTTGGTGCCTTGGCAAAAGCTGTCTTTGAGAAGATGTTCTTGTGGATGGTTATTCGCATCAACCAACAGCTGGATACCAAGCAACCCAGACAGTACTTCATTGGTGTCCTGGACATTGCTGGCTTTGAGATCTTTGAC TTCAACAGCTTTGAGCAGCTGTGCATCAATTTCACCAATGAGAAACTGCAACAGTTCTTCAACCACCACATGTtcgtgctggagcaggaggagtacaagaaagaaggaattgaATGGGAGTTCATTGACTTTGGGATGGACTTGGCTGCCTGCATTGAACTCATTGAGAAG CCCATGGGCATCTTCTCCATCCTGGAAGAGGAGTGCATGTTTCCCAAGGCAACTGACACCTCTTTCAAGAACAAGCTCTATGACCAGCACCTGGGCAAGTCCAGCAACTTCCAGAAGCCCAAGCCTGCCAAAGGCAAGGCTGAGGCCCACTTCTCCCTGGTGCACTATGCTGGCACAGTAGACTACAACATCAGTGGCTGGCTGGAGAAGAACAAAGACCCCCTGAATGAAACTGTCATTGGGTTGTACCAGAAATCATCCCTGAAGACACTGGCCTTACTCTTTGCCAGCTATGGTGGAGCAGATGCAg AGGCTGGCGGTGGTGGcaaaaagggagggaagaagaagggtTCTTCTTTCCAGACTGTCTCAGCTCTTTTTCGG GAGAATTTAAACAAGCTGATGGCTAACCTGAGAAGTACTCACCCCCATTTTGTACGATGCATCAtcccaaatgaaacaaaaacacctG GTGCCATGGAGCATGAGCTGGTGCTGCATCAGCTGCGATGCAATGGTGTGCTGGAAGGGATCAGAATTTGCAGGAAAGGATTCCCCAGCAGAGTCCTGTATGCTGACTTCAAACAAAG atacAGAGTGCTTAATGCCAGTGCTATCCCAGAGGGACAGTTCATGGACAGCAAGAAGGCTTCAGAAAAGCTCCTTGGATCCATTGATGTAGACCACACCCAATACAGATTTGGTCACACCAAG GTGTTCTTCAAAGCTGGGCTGATAGGTCTGCTGGAGGAGATGAGAGATGAGAAACTAGCAGAGATTATGACCATGACACAAGCCAGGTGCAGGGGGTTCCTGATGAGAGTGGAGTATCGGAGAATGGTGGAGAGGAG agactCCATCTTCTGCATCCAGTATAATGTTCGCGCATTCATGAATGTCAAGCACTGGCCCTGGATGAAGCTGTTCTTTAAGATCAAGCCCTTGCTGAAGAGTGCAGAATCTGAGAAGGAGATGGCCAACATGAAGGAAGAGTTTGAGAAAACCAAGGAAGAGCTTGCAAAGTCTGAGGCAAAGAGgaaagagctggaggagaaaatggTGACCTtactgcaggagaaaaatgacCTGCAGCTCCAAGTCCAGGCA GAGGCAGATAGCTTGGCTGATGCTGAGGAAAGATGTGACCAgctcatcaaaaccaaaatccagcTGGAAGCCAAAATTAAGGAGGTGACTGAAAGGGCTGAAGATGAAGAGGAAATTAATGCCGAGCTGACAGCCAAGAAGAGAAAACTGGAGGATGAATGttcagagctgaagaaagatATTGATGACCTCGAGTTAACGCTGGCCaaagtggagaaggaaaagcatgcCACTGAAAACAAG GTGAAAAACCTCACAGAGGAGATGGCAGCCCTGGACGAGACCATTGCTAAGctgacaaaagagaagaaagcccTCCAAGAGGCCCATCAGCAGACACTGGATGACCTGCAGGCAGAAGAGGACAAAGTCAATACGCTGACCAAAGCTAAAACCAAGCTGGAGCAGCAAGTGGATGAC CTGGAAGGGTCCCTGgagcaagagaagaaactgcGCATGGACCTTGAGAGAGCTAAGAGGAAACTCGAGGGAGACCTGAAGCTGGCCCATGACAGCATAATGGATTTGGAAAACGATAAGCAGCAGctggatgagaagctgaagaa GAAAGACTTTGAAATCAGCCAGATCCAGAGCAAAATTGAGGATGAGCAAGCCCTGGGCATGCAGTTACAGAAGAAGATCAAGGAGCTGCAG GCTCGTATTGAGGAACTGGAGGAGGAAATTGAGGCAGAGCGAACCTCTCGGGCAAAAGCCGAGAAGCATCGGGCTGACCTCTCGAGGGAGCTAGAGGAGATCAGCGAGCGCCTGGAAGAAGCAGGAGGGGCTACCACAGCTCAGATTGAGATGAACAAGAAGCGTGAAGCAGAATTTCAGAAGATGCGCCGTGACCTCGAAGAGGCCACGCTGCAGCACGAAGCCACAGCTGCCGCCCTGCGGAAGAAGCACGCGGACAGCACAGCTGAGCTTGGGGAGCAGATTGACAACCTGCAGCGAgtgaagcagaagctggagaaggagaagagtgAGCTGAAGATGGAGATTGATGACTTGGCCAGTAACATGGAGTCTGTCTCCAAAGCCAAG GCAAATCTGGAGAAGATGTGCCGCACTCTGGAGGATCAGCTGAGTGAGCTTAAAACTAAGGAGGAGCAGAATCAGCGCATGATCAATGACCTCAATACTCAAAGAGCTCGTCTGCAGACAGAATCAG GGGAATATTCACgccaggtggaggaaaaagATGCTCTGATTTCTCAGCTGTCTAGGGGCAAGCAAGGATTTACCCAACAGATTGAGGAACTCAAGAGACAtctagaggaagaaataaag GCCAAGAACGCCCTGGCCCACGCCTTGCAGTCTGCTCGCCACGACTGTGACTTGCTCCGGGAACAATatgaggaggagcaggaagcCAAGGGGGAGCTGCAGCGTGCCCTGTCCAAGGCCAACAGCGAAGTGGCCCAGTGGAGAACCAAATACGAGACGGATGCTATTCAGCGcacggaggagctggaggaggccaA GAAGAAGCTGGCACAGCGCCTGCAGGATGCAGAAGAACATGTCGAAGCTGTAAATGCCAAATGTGCCTCCCtggaaaagacaaagcagaggctgcagaatGAAGTGGAGGACCTAATGATTGAAGTTGAGCGATCAAATGCTGCCTGCGCAGCTCTGGATAAGAAGCAGAGGAACTTTGACAAG atCCTGGCAGAATGGAAGCAGAAGTACGAGGAAACGCAGGCTGAGCTGGAAGCCTCCCAGAAGGAGTCTCGGTCTCTCAGCACAGAGCTGTTTAAGATGAAGAATGCCTATGAGGAGTCCTTGGACCACCTGGAAACGCTGAAGCGTGAGAACAAGAACTTGCAGC AGGAGATTTCCGACCTCACAGAGCAGATTGCCGAGGGAGGAAAGGCAATTCATGAGCTGGAGAAAGTCAAGAAGCAGATTGAGCAGGAGAAATATGAACTCCAAGCCTCCCTGGAGGAAGCTGAG GCTTCCCTGGAACATGAAGAGGGGAAGATCCTGCGCCTCCAGCTTGAGCTCAACCAGGTGAAGTCTGAGATTGACAGGAAGATAGCAGAGAAAGATGAGGAGATTGACCAAATGAAGAGAAACCACCTCAGAATTGTGGAGTCCATGCAGAGCAGCCTGGATGCTGAGATCAGGAGCAGGAATGAAGCCCTGCGTCTGAAGAAGAAGATGGAGGGGGACCTGAATGAAATGGAGATTCAGCTAAGCCATGCCAACCGCGTGGCTGCAGAGGCACAAAAGAACCTGAGAAACACACAGGCAGTGCTCAAG GATACCCAGATACACTTGGACGATGCTCTCAGGACACAGGAGGACCTGAAGGAGCAGGTGGCCATGGTGGAGCGCAGAGCAAACCTGTTGCAGGCTGAAGTTGAGGAGCTACGGGCGGCCCTGGAGCAGACGGAGCGGTCGAGGAAAGTGGCTGAGCAGGAACTGATGGATGCCACTGAACGTGTGCAGCTCCTCCATACCCAG AACACCAGCTTGATCAACACCAAGAAGAAGCTGGAAACAGACATTGCCCAAATTCAGGGTGAAATGGAGGAAACGATCCAGGAAGCCCGCAATGCTGAAGAGAAGGCCAAGAAGGCCATCACAGAT GCGGCCATGatggcagaagagctgaagaaggagcaggacacCAGCGCCCACCTGGAGAGGATGAAGAAGAACCTGGACCAGACGGTGAAGGACCTGCAGCACCGTCTGGATGAAGCCGAGCAGTTGGCCCTGAAGGGAGGCAAGAAGCAAATCCAGAAGCTGGAGGCCAGA GTGcgggagctggagggggaggtTGATGCTGAGCAGAAGCGCAGCGCTGAAGCCGTGAAGGGTGTGCGCAAGTACGAGAGGAGGGTGAAGGAGCTGACCTACCAG TCTGAGGAAGACCGTAAGAATATTCTCAGGCTGCAGGATCTGGTGGACAAGCTGCAAATGAAGGTGAAATCCTACAAGAGACAAGCTGAGGAGGCT GAGGAGCTGTCCAATGTCAACCTCTCCAAGTTCCGCAAGATCCAGCACGAGCTGGAGGAAGCTGAGGAGCGGGCTGACATTGCAGAGTCGCAGGTCAACAAGCTCCGAGCGAAGAGTCGGGAGTTTCATGGCAAGAAGATAGAAGAGGAAGAGTGA